One genomic window of Cupriavidus oxalaticus includes the following:
- a CDS encoding YihY family inner membrane protein, whose product MLGTRVARLRREWNLQKVRALARYVVRRAGEDRLPQVSASLTFTTVLAVVPVLTVAFALLAAFPVFRDFRNAIEAFLFQNLIPGNVSESISRYIGQFAKSARGLTALGLGGLMVTSVLTMLTVEDALNAIWRVKQRRPLAQRVLVFWAVLTFGPVLIGASLSISSYLISISAGYVGTMPVGIGLLVSATPVVLSALAFAFLYTAVPNAYVEWRDAIVAGVVAAIAFEFAKRGFGYFVTHIPAYTAVYGTFAALPIFLLWIYLSWLVTLLGATIAANMPVIRQGYWRRRTFAGSEFFDALGVLLLLYRARDEVPRSVGELDLGRKLRVEADYLAGLLGKLKAMHLVGRLQQEGGQAHWALLCDPSQVTLRMLHDRLVLNLPRLPRTALAQQLRGAESLRSLLDNPQLDQTLEAVFRQQPADLPPAAEDGAPQRRTLEVVPPGWHGQV is encoded by the coding sequence ATGCTTGGTACCCGCGTTGCCCGTCTGCGCAGGGAATGGAACCTGCAGAAGGTCCGCGCACTGGCGCGCTATGTCGTGCGCCGCGCCGGCGAAGACCGGCTGCCGCAGGTGTCCGCGAGCCTGACCTTTACCACCGTGCTGGCCGTGGTGCCGGTGCTGACGGTGGCGTTCGCGCTGCTGGCCGCGTTCCCGGTATTCCGCGACTTCCGCAATGCCATCGAGGCGTTCCTGTTCCAGAACCTGATTCCCGGCAACGTCAGCGAATCGATCTCGCGCTACATCGGCCAGTTCGCCAAGAGCGCACGCGGGTTGACGGCGCTGGGCCTGGGCGGGCTGATGGTGACGTCGGTGCTCACCATGCTGACGGTGGAGGACGCGCTCAACGCGATCTGGCGCGTCAAGCAGCGCCGCCCGCTGGCGCAGCGGGTGCTGGTGTTCTGGGCGGTGCTGACCTTCGGGCCGGTACTGATCGGCGCGAGCCTGTCGATCAGTTCCTACCTGATCTCGATCTCGGCTGGCTACGTCGGCACCATGCCGGTGGGGATCGGCCTGCTGGTCAGCGCGACGCCGGTGGTGCTGTCGGCGCTGGCCTTTGCCTTCCTGTACACCGCGGTGCCCAATGCCTATGTGGAGTGGCGCGATGCCATCGTCGCCGGCGTAGTGGCGGCGATCGCGTTCGAGTTCGCCAAGCGCGGCTTCGGCTATTTCGTCACGCATATCCCGGCCTATACGGCGGTCTACGGCACCTTCGCGGCGCTGCCGATCTTCCTGCTGTGGATCTACCTGAGCTGGCTGGTGACGCTGCTGGGCGCCACCATCGCTGCCAACATGCCGGTGATCCGGCAGGGCTACTGGCGCCGCCGCACCTTTGCCGGCAGCGAGTTCTTCGATGCACTGGGCGTGCTGCTGCTGCTCTACCGCGCCCGCGACGAGGTGCCGCGCAGCGTGGGCGAACTGGACCTGGGGCGCAAGCTGCGCGTTGAAGCGGATTACCTGGCGGGGCTGCTCGGCAAGCTCAAGGCCATGCACCTGGTCGGGCGTCTGCAGCAGGAGGGCGGGCAGGCGCACTGGGCCTTGCTGTGCGATCCGTCGCAGGTGACGCTGCGCATGCTGCACGACCGGCTGGTGCTGAACCTGCCGCGGTTGCCGCGCACCGCGCTGGCGCAGCAGCTGCGTGGCGCCGAGTCGCTGCGGTCGCTGCTGGACAATCCGCAGCTGGACCAGACGCTGGAGGCGGTTTTCCGCCAGCAGCCGGCCGACTTGCCGCCTGCGGCGGAAGATGGGGCGCCGCAACGGCGCACGCTGGAGGTGGTGCCGCCGGGCTGGCACGGGCAAGTGTGA
- a CDS encoding Mpo1-like protein → MAHAHRREFENFAAFYPYYLSEHQDRTCRRLHFVGSTVALLCLVALVVTGNAWWLLGAVVAGYAFAWAGHFGFEKNRPATFRHPLYSLMGDWVMYAEIWRGKIPF, encoded by the coding sequence ATGGCCCACGCCCACAGGCGCGAGTTCGAGAACTTCGCGGCCTTCTACCCCTACTACCTGAGCGAGCACCAGGACCGTACCTGCCGGCGCCTGCATTTTGTCGGCTCGACCGTGGCGCTGCTGTGCCTCGTGGCGCTGGTAGTGACCGGCAATGCGTGGTGGCTGCTGGGCGCCGTGGTCGCCGGCTACGCCTTCGCCTGGGCCGGTCATTTCGGCTTCGAGAAAAACCGGCCCGCAACCTTCCGCCATCCGCTCTACAGCCTGATGGGCGACTGGGTCATGTACGCCGAAATCTGGCGTGGCAAGATTCCTTTCTGA
- a CDS encoding alpha/beta fold hydrolase — MELNVAGQPAYAYTGGKPFDPALPCAVFVHGAQNDHSVWALQTRWFANHGFSVLAVDLPGHNRSQGTPLATVEAMADWVMALVAAAGVKAPAFVFGHSMGSLIALECAARHPQAVRGIALLATAYPMKVSDALLDASLNRESEAIAMVNAWSHSSLANKPSSPGPGAWMHGGSQRLMERVSRNNPQAHVFHNDFSACNAYAHGEEAAAAVACPALLITGSKDMMTSPKAAQALAGKMAKASLVSVPCGHALMGERPDEVLDALAAFARKVVAAG; from the coding sequence ATGGAACTGAACGTTGCAGGCCAGCCGGCCTACGCCTATACCGGCGGCAAACCCTTCGATCCCGCCCTGCCCTGCGCGGTGTTTGTCCACGGCGCGCAGAACGACCACAGCGTGTGGGCGCTGCAGACGCGCTGGTTCGCCAACCACGGCTTCTCGGTGCTGGCGGTGGACCTGCCCGGCCACAACCGCAGCCAGGGCACGCCCCTGGCCACCGTCGAGGCCATGGCCGACTGGGTGATGGCGCTGGTGGCCGCCGCCGGCGTCAAGGCGCCGGCCTTCGTGTTCGGCCACAGCATGGGTTCGCTGATCGCGCTCGAATGCGCGGCGCGGCATCCGCAGGCGGTGCGCGGCATCGCCTTGCTCGCCACGGCCTATCCGATGAAGGTTTCCGATGCGCTGCTCGATGCCTCGCTGAACCGTGAGAGCGAGGCCATCGCCATGGTCAACGCGTGGTCGCATTCGAGCCTGGCCAACAAGCCCTCATCGCCGGGTCCCGGCGCCTGGATGCACGGCGGCAGCCAGCGGCTGATGGAGCGCGTATCGCGCAACAACCCGCAGGCGCATGTGTTCCACAACGACTTCTCCGCGTGCAATGCCTATGCGCACGGCGAGGAAGCCGCCGCCGCGGTAGCCTGCCCGGCGCTGCTCATCACCGGCAGCAAGGACATGATGACCTCGCCCAAGGCGGCCCAGGCGCTGGCCGGCAAGATGGCGAAGGCCAGCCTGGTATCGGTGCCGTGCGGCCATGCGCTGATGGGCGAGCGCCCGGACGAAGTGCTGGACGCGCTGGCGGCCTTTGCGCGCAAGGTGGTCGCGGCGGGCTGA
- a CDS encoding O-acetylhomoserine aminocarboxypropyltransferase: MSGTRFDTLALHAGAAPDPATGARATPIHLTTSFVFRDSEHAASLFNMERAGHVYSRISNPTVAVLEERIAALENGAGAIATASGQAALHLAVATLMGAGSHVVASSALYGGSHNLLHYTLRRFGIETTFVKARDIDAWRAAIRPNTKLLFGETLGNPGLDVLDITTLAQLGQDHGIPLLVDSTFTTPYLLRPFDLGAGLLYHSATKFLGGHGTTIGGVLVEGGTFDFEKSGRFPELSEPYEGFHNMVFTEESTVAPFLLRARREGLRDFGACMNPMAAWQLLQGVETLPLRMSRHVDNTRKVVQFLASNPMVESVSYPELESHPDYELAKRLLPRGCGAVFSFNLKGNRLAGQRFIESLSLFSHLANVGDARSLVIHPASTTHFRMDAAALQSAGIAEGTIRLSIGLEDPDDLIDDLKRGLKAAEKTMSKGGQA, from the coding sequence ATGTCCGGAACCCGCTTCGATACGCTGGCGCTGCACGCCGGCGCCGCGCCAGACCCCGCCACCGGGGCGCGCGCCACCCCCATCCACCTGACCACCTCGTTCGTGTTCCGCGACAGCGAGCACGCGGCGTCGCTGTTCAACATGGAGCGGGCGGGCCACGTCTATTCGCGCATCTCCAACCCGACCGTGGCCGTGCTCGAAGAGCGCATCGCGGCGCTGGAGAACGGCGCCGGCGCGATCGCCACCGCCTCCGGCCAGGCCGCGCTGCACCTGGCCGTGGCCACGCTGATGGGGGCCGGCTCGCACGTGGTGGCGTCGTCGGCGCTGTACGGCGGCTCGCACAACCTGCTGCACTACACGCTGCGCCGCTTCGGCATCGAGACCACCTTCGTCAAGGCGCGCGACATCGACGCCTGGCGCGCCGCGATCCGCCCCAATACCAAGCTGCTGTTCGGCGAGACGCTGGGCAACCCGGGCTTGGACGTGCTCGACATCACCACGCTGGCGCAGCTCGGCCAGGACCACGGCATCCCGCTGCTGGTCGATTCGACCTTCACCACGCCCTACCTGTTGCGCCCGTTCGATCTCGGCGCGGGCCTGCTCTACCACTCGGCGACCAAGTTCCTGGGCGGCCATGGCACCACCATCGGCGGCGTGCTGGTCGAGGGCGGCACCTTCGACTTCGAAAAATCGGGCCGCTTCCCCGAGCTGTCCGAGCCCTATGAAGGCTTCCACAACATGGTGTTCACCGAGGAAAGCACGGTGGCGCCCTTCCTGCTGCGCGCGCGCCGCGAAGGCCTGCGCGACTTCGGCGCCTGCATGAACCCGATGGCCGCGTGGCAGCTGCTGCAGGGCGTGGAGACGCTGCCGCTGCGCATGAGCCGCCATGTCGACAACACCCGTAAGGTGGTGCAGTTCCTGGCCTCGAACCCGATGGTGGAGTCGGTGTCCTACCCCGAGCTGGAATCGCACCCCGACTACGAACTGGCCAAGCGCCTGCTGCCGCGCGGCTGCGGCGCGGTGTTCAGCTTCAACCTGAAGGGCAACCGCCTGGCGGGCCAGCGCTTTATCGAAAGCCTGTCGCTGTTCTCGCACCTGGCCAACGTGGGCGATGCGCGCTCGCTGGTGATCCACCCGGCGTCGACCACGCACTTCCGCATGGACGCGGCGGCGCTGCAGTCGGCCGGCATCGCCGAGGGCACGATCCGCCTGTCGATCGGCCTGGAAGACCCGGACGACCTGATCGACGACCTCAAGCGCGGCCTGAAGGCCGCCGAGAAGACCATGAGCAAGGGAGGGCAGGCCTGA
- a CDS encoding CBS domain-containing protein, giving the protein MKVSDILQIKGNTLYTVTPDTSLLLAVNTMAERDIGSLVVMEYGDLVGMLTFREIIETLARNGGTLGTSSIRKVMDDAPLTCTMETDVNEVRRMMLERHTRYLPVLDNRTLMGVISFYDVAKAVVEDQSFENKMLKAYIRDWPEERA; this is encoded by the coding sequence ATGAAAGTCAGCGACATCCTGCAGATCAAGGGCAATACGCTCTACACCGTGACGCCTGACACCTCCTTGCTGCTCGCAGTCAACACCATGGCCGAGCGCGACATCGGCTCCCTGGTGGTGATGGAATACGGCGACCTGGTCGGCATGCTGACCTTCCGCGAAATCATCGAGACTCTGGCCCGCAACGGCGGCACCCTTGGCACCAGCAGCATCCGCAAGGTGATGGACGATGCGCCGCTGACCTGCACCATGGAAACCGATGTGAACGAAGTCCGCCGGATGATGCTTGAGCGTCACACCCGCTACCTGCCGGTGCTCGACAACCGCACGCTGATGGGCGTGATTTCCTTCTATGACGTCGCCAAGGCGGTGGTCGAGGACCAGAGCTTCGAGAACAAGATGCTCAAGGCCTATATCCGCGACTGGCCTGAAGAGCGGGCCTGA
- a CDS encoding MFS transporter, whose amino-acid sequence MSQHSQFRLLGARRFAPFFWTQFLGAMNDNVFKVAFTSLVTYHTALFEGVDARSAAFLISAIFIAPFLLFSATSGQVADKIEKSRLIRLVKSLEIAIMVLGLAGFAWHSAPLLYAGTFLMGLHSTLFGPVKFAYLPQHLDESELVGGNGLVEMGTFVAILIGTLVGGELAGLQQGGTVVGPLYVGAVCVAIAVAGRVVSGRIPVSPAPQPELRINWNPFSETWRNLVLAHGNRTVFQSLLGISWLWFLGATFLTSFFSYAKDVLGGDQNVVTLLLAVFSLGIGTGSLLCERLSGRHVEVGLVPFGSIGMTVFAVDLYFASQGQPPAALTGIGGFLAEARHWRVLADLFLLAMFGGFYSVPLYALIQSRSAPTHRARIIAANNILNSFFMIAASLLGVAMANAGYSIPQLYLVVGLLNAVVAVYIYSLVPEFLLRFIAWILVHTLYRLRRVNAERIPADGPAVLVCNHVSFADAVVLMACSPRPVRFVMDYRIFSVPLLSWFFRQARAIPIAPAHEHPDMLRRAYDSVAQALEEGDLVCIFPEGKITANGEINPFRQGVQQIIRRTPVPVVPMALRGLWGSFFSRKDAPAMSRPFRRGILNRLELVVGEPVPPEAATPEGLQQMVQALRGDWR is encoded by the coding sequence ATGAGCCAACACAGCCAGTTCCGACTGCTCGGCGCGCGCCGCTTCGCCCCGTTCTTCTGGACCCAGTTCCTGGGGGCGATGAACGACAACGTCTTCAAGGTCGCCTTCACGTCGCTGGTGACCTATCACACGGCGCTGTTCGAGGGCGTGGACGCGCGCAGTGCCGCCTTCCTGATCTCGGCCATCTTTATCGCGCCGTTCCTGTTGTTCTCCGCCACCAGCGGGCAGGTCGCCGACAAGATCGAGAAGTCGCGCCTGATCCGGCTGGTCAAGTCGCTGGAAATCGCCATCATGGTGCTGGGGCTGGCCGGCTTTGCCTGGCATAGCGCGCCGCTGCTCTACGCCGGCACGTTCCTGATGGGGCTGCATTCGACGCTGTTCGGGCCGGTCAAGTTTGCCTACCTGCCGCAGCACCTGGATGAAAGCGAGCTGGTCGGCGGCAATGGGCTGGTCGAGATGGGCACCTTCGTCGCGATCCTGATCGGCACGCTGGTCGGCGGCGAGCTGGCGGGGTTGCAGCAGGGCGGCACGGTGGTGGGGCCGCTGTATGTCGGCGCCGTGTGCGTGGCGATCGCCGTGGCCGGGCGCGTGGTGTCGGGCCGGATCCCGGTGTCGCCGGCGCCCCAGCCTGAACTGCGCATCAACTGGAACCCGTTTTCCGAGACCTGGCGCAACCTGGTGCTGGCGCACGGCAATCGCACGGTATTCCAGAGCCTGCTCGGGATTTCGTGGCTGTGGTTCCTCGGCGCGACCTTCCTGACCTCCTTCTTCAGCTATGCCAAGGATGTGCTGGGCGGCGACCAGAACGTGGTCACGCTGCTGCTGGCGGTGTTCTCGCTGGGCATCGGCACCGGTTCGCTGCTGTGCGAGCGGCTGTCCGGGCGCCATGTCGAGGTCGGGCTGGTGCCGTTCGGCTCGATCGGCATGACGGTGTTTGCCGTCGACCTGTACTTTGCCAGCCAGGGGCAGCCGCCGGCCGCGCTGACCGGCATCGGCGGCTTCCTGGCCGAGGCGCGCCACTGGCGCGTGCTGGCCGACCTGTTCCTGCTGGCGATGTTCGGCGGCTTCTACAGCGTGCCGCTGTACGCGCTGATCCAGAGCCGCAGCGCGCCCACGCACCGCGCGCGCATCATTGCCGCCAATAACATCCTGAACAGCTTCTTCATGATCGCGGCCTCGCTGCTGGGCGTGGCGATGGCGAACGCCGGCTACAGCATCCCGCAGCTGTACCTGGTGGTAGGGCTGCTCAACGCGGTGGTGGCGGTCTACATCTATTCGCTGGTGCCGGAATTCCTGCTGCGCTTTATCGCCTGGATCCTGGTGCATACGCTGTACCGGCTGCGCCGCGTGAACGCCGAGCGCATTCCCGCCGATGGGCCCGCAGTGCTGGTCTGCAACCATGTCAGCTTCGCCGATGCGGTGGTGCTGATGGCATGCAGCCCGCGTCCCGTGCGCTTCGTGATGGACTACCGCATCTTCAGCGTGCCGCTGCTGTCGTGGTTCTTCCGCCAGGCCCGCGCGATCCCGATCGCGCCCGCGCACGAACACCCGGACATGCTCAGGCGCGCGTATGACAGCGTGGCGCAGGCGCTGGAGGAGGGCGACCTGGTCTGCATCTTCCCGGAGGGCAAGATCACCGCCAACGGCGAGATCAATCCGTTCCGCCAGGGCGTGCAGCAGATCATCCGCCGCACGCCGGTGCCGGTGGTGCCGATGGCGCTGCGCGGGCTGTGGGGCAGCTTTTTCTCGCGCAAGGATGCGCCGGCGATGTCGCGGCCGTTCCGCCGCGGCATCCTGAACCGGCTGGAACTGGTGGTGGGCGAGCCGGTGCCGCCGGAAGCGGCCACGCCCGAGGGGCTGCAGCAGATGGTGCAGGCCCTGCGCGGCGACTGGCGCTGA
- a CDS encoding glutathione S-transferase C-terminal domain-containing protein, with product MITLYTFGPAFGLPDASPFVTKAEMLLKLAGLPYHARPGSLRRAPKGKLPYLDDMGRIVADSTLIRWHIEKTYHIDFDAGLSPAERGIAWAAEKLMEDHLYWAVARVRWLDQANFERGPAQFFRGVPAPVRGLAERLVRYKVRKTLWGQGLGRHSEEELVALASKGVTSIADILGDKRYLMGDKPCGADATLFAFAGSLLCPTFDTPIRTAAEGHANLVAYMDRMRAEFYPDFAPETAAA from the coding sequence ATGATCACGCTCTATACCTTCGGCCCGGCCTTCGGGCTGCCTGACGCCAGCCCGTTTGTCACCAAGGCCGAAATGCTGCTCAAGCTTGCCGGCCTGCCATACCACGCCCGCCCCGGCAGCCTGCGGCGCGCGCCCAAGGGCAAGCTGCCGTATCTCGATGACATGGGCCGGATCGTGGCGGATTCGACCTTGATCCGCTGGCATATCGAGAAGACTTACCACATCGATTTCGACGCCGGCCTGAGCCCCGCCGAGCGCGGCATCGCCTGGGCCGCCGAGAAGCTGATGGAAGACCACCTGTACTGGGCGGTGGCACGGGTGCGCTGGCTCGACCAGGCCAATTTCGAGCGCGGCCCGGCGCAGTTCTTCCGCGGCGTGCCGGCACCGGTGCGCGGGCTGGCCGAGCGGCTGGTGCGCTACAAGGTCAGGAAGACGCTGTGGGGGCAGGGGCTGGGCCGGCACAGCGAGGAAGAACTGGTGGCGCTCGCCAGCAAGGGCGTGACCTCGATCGCCGATATCCTGGGCGACAAGCGCTACCTGATGGGCGACAAGCCATGCGGCGCCGACGCCACGCTGTTCGCCTTTGCCGGCAGCCTGCTGTGCCCCACGTTCGACACGCCGATCCGCACCGCGGCGGAAGGGCATGCCAACCTGGTCGCCTACATGGACCGGATGCGGGCGGAGTTCTACCCGGACTTTGCACCGGAAACCGCGGCGGCCTGA
- the aroC gene encoding chorismate synthase codes for MSGNTLGLLFTVTTFGESHGPAIGAVVDGCPPGMALSEADIQGDLDRRKPGTSRHVTQRKEPDQVEILSGVFEGKTTGTPICLLIRNTDQRSKDYGNIVETFRPGHADYTYWQKYGIRDYRGGGRSSARLTAPVVAAAAVAKKWLREQYGTEIRGYMSQLGEIAVPFADWSHVPENPFFAPNADIIPELETYMDALRRDGDSVGARIEVVASNVPVGLGEPLFDRLDADIAHAMMGINAVKGVEIGAGFDSVSQRGSVHGDELTAEGFRTNNAGGVLGGISTGQDVTVSLAIKPTSSIRTPRESIDKAGNAATVETFGRHDPCVGIRATPIAEAMLALVLMDHALRHRAQCGDVRTDTPHIPAQAGQTR; via the coding sequence ATGTCCGGCAACACCCTTGGCCTGCTCTTCACTGTTACCACCTTCGGCGAATCGCACGGCCCCGCCATCGGCGCGGTGGTGGATGGCTGCCCGCCGGGCATGGCGCTGAGCGAGGCCGATATCCAGGGCGACCTGGACCGCCGCAAGCCCGGCACCTCGCGCCACGTCACCCAGCGCAAGGAACCCGACCAGGTCGAGATCCTGTCCGGCGTGTTCGAGGGCAAGACCACCGGCACGCCGATCTGCCTGCTGATCCGCAACACCGACCAGCGCAGCAAGGACTATGGCAATATCGTCGAAACCTTCCGCCCGGGCCACGCCGACTACACCTACTGGCAGAAGTATGGCATCCGCGACTATCGCGGCGGCGGCCGGTCGTCGGCGCGCCTGACCGCGCCGGTGGTGGCTGCGGCGGCGGTGGCCAAGAAGTGGCTGCGCGAGCAGTACGGCACCGAGATCCGGGGCTATATGTCGCAACTGGGCGAGATCGCGGTGCCGTTCGCCGACTGGTCGCATGTGCCCGAGAACCCGTTCTTCGCGCCCAACGCCGACATCATTCCCGAGCTCGAAACTTATATGGACGCGCTGCGCCGCGACGGCGATTCGGTCGGCGCGCGCATCGAGGTGGTGGCCAGCAACGTGCCGGTCGGGCTGGGCGAGCCGTTGTTCGACCGCCTCGACGCCGACATCGCGCACGCGATGATGGGTATCAACGCAGTCAAGGGCGTGGAGATCGGCGCCGGTTTCGACAGCGTGTCGCAGCGCGGCAGCGTGCATGGCGACGAGCTGACCGCCGAGGGCTTCCGCACCAACAATGCCGGCGGCGTGCTCGGCGGCATTTCCACCGGCCAGGACGTCACCGTGTCGCTGGCGATCAAGCCGACGTCCTCGATCCGCACGCCGCGCGAGTCGATCGACAAGGCCGGCAACGCCGCCACGGTCGAGACCTTCGGGCGCCACGACCCGTGCGTCGGCATCCGCGCCACGCCGATCGCCGAGGCCATGCTGGCGCTGGTGCTGATGGACCACGCCCTGCGCCACCGCGCGCAGTGCGGCGACGTCAGGACCGACACGCCGCATATTCCGGCGCAGGCCGGCCAGACGCGCTGA
- a CDS encoding MFS transporter, giving the protein MATLRGAGGATGAARPDYARFGLFYLGYYGYVGVISPYVSLYFADRGFNPVQIGVLMASFQVSRIVGPYLWGWLSDVMHTRVRILRVSAFTSLLAFLMLPGVGSYGGMMAMMLTLSLLTSAMSPLGDALTISTLRRHGAFDHSYGRIRMFGSVGFIGAVLAGGALFEAVGMRAFPWVASGLLAILAGVVLTMRDAADEGPRMPAPRALPLLRRPDVAWFLASAFLMMFAHAALYVFYSLWLEKLGYSKFAIGVMWTIGVVAEIVFFYYQGLLFARFALRTILAGTFVLAAVRFGLTGYFAQFAWLMALVQVLHAATFAAHHSASLKRLQAWFAGPLQGRGQALYTGISYGVGGTLGGLVMGWTWNALAPEHTFGLAAVAAAAGAFCAAMSFRAEGAAGGDATQASAAQTRSAIASDEVSPGDSMPNR; this is encoded by the coding sequence TTGGCCACCCTCCGTGGGGCTGGCGGCGCGACGGGCGCCGCTCGCCCGGACTATGCCCGCTTCGGGCTCTTCTACCTCGGCTACTACGGCTACGTCGGCGTCATCTCGCCGTATGTGAGCCTGTATTTCGCCGATCGCGGCTTCAACCCGGTGCAGATCGGCGTGCTGATGGCCAGCTTCCAGGTCAGCCGCATCGTCGGGCCCTACCTGTGGGGCTGGCTGTCCGACGTGATGCACACGCGCGTGCGCATCCTGCGCGTGAGCGCGTTCACCTCGCTGCTGGCGTTCCTGATGCTGCCCGGCGTGGGCAGCTACGGCGGCATGATGGCGATGATGCTGACGCTGAGCCTGCTCACCAGCGCGATGTCGCCGCTGGGCGATGCCCTCACCATCTCCACGCTGCGCCGCCATGGCGCCTTCGATCATAGCTACGGCCGCATCCGCATGTTCGGCTCGGTCGGCTTTATCGGCGCGGTGCTGGCCGGCGGGGCGCTGTTCGAGGCGGTTGGCATGCGTGCGTTCCCGTGGGTGGCCAGCGGCCTGCTGGCGATCCTGGCGGGCGTGGTGCTGACCATGCGCGATGCCGCCGACGAAGGGCCGCGCATGCCCGCGCCGCGCGCGCTGCCGCTGCTGCGCCGGCCTGACGTGGCGTGGTTCCTGGCGTCGGCCTTCCTGATGATGTTCGCGCATGCCGCGCTATACGTGTTCTATTCGCTGTGGCTGGAGAAGCTTGGCTACAGCAAGTTCGCCATCGGCGTGATGTGGACCATCGGCGTGGTCGCGGAGATCGTCTTCTTCTACTACCAGGGCCTGTTGTTCGCGCGCTTCGCGCTGCGCACCATCCTGGCTGGCACCTTTGTGCTGGCGGCGGTCCGCTTCGGCCTGACCGGCTACTTCGCGCAGTTTGCCTGGCTGATGGCGCTGGTGCAGGTGTTGCACGCGGCCACCTTCGCCGCGCACCACAGCGCCAGCCTGAAGCGGCTGCAGGCATGGTTCGCCGGCCCGTTGCAGGGGCGCGGGCAGGCGCTGTACACGGGCATTTCCTACGGCGTGGGCGGCACGCTCGGCGGGCTGGTGATGGGCTGGACCTGGAATGCGCTGGCGCCCGAACACACCTTCGGGCTGGCCGCCGTGGCCGCGGCGGCCGGCGCCTTCTGCGCGGCGATGAGCTTCCGCGCGGAAGGTGCGGCAGGCGGCGATGCGACTCAGGCCAGCGCGGCGCAGACGCGCTCGGCGATCGCCAGCGACGAGGTCAGCCCCGGCGACTCGATGCCGAACAGGTGA
- a CDS encoding NAD(P)/FAD-dependent oxidoreductase: protein MEKVDCVVIGAGVVGLAAARALALQGREVIILEAENAFGTITSARNSEVIHAGIYYPAGSLKAELCVRGKAMLYDYCATHHVAHQRCGKLIVATSAAQVATLDGIRAKAAANGVDDLRLLSRDEAQALEPQLQCHAALLSPSTGIVDSHGLMTALLGDAENAGAVLAVQSPVLAGAITADGIRLEVGSEDGGATTLLARTVVNSAGLTAPELARRLDGMPEAHIPPQYYAKGCYFTLAGRAPFSRLIYPVPEAAGLGVHLTLDLGGQARFGPNVRWIDDIEYSVDPADADSFYDEVRRYWPGLADGALQPGYAGIRPKISGPHELAADFRIDGPAVHGVPGLVHLFGIESPGLTSSLAIAERVCAALA from the coding sequence ATGGAAAAGGTGGACTGCGTCGTCATCGGCGCCGGTGTCGTAGGACTGGCAGCCGCGCGCGCCCTCGCGCTGCAGGGCCGCGAGGTGATCATCCTGGAAGCGGAAAACGCCTTCGGCACCATCACCAGCGCGCGCAACAGCGAAGTCATCCACGCCGGCATCTACTATCCCGCCGGTTCGCTGAAGGCAGAGCTGTGCGTGCGCGGCAAGGCCATGCTGTACGACTACTGCGCCACGCACCACGTGGCGCACCAGCGCTGCGGCAAGCTGATCGTCGCCACCAGCGCGGCGCAGGTGGCGACGCTCGACGGCATCCGCGCCAAGGCGGCGGCCAACGGCGTCGACGACCTGCGGCTGCTCTCGCGCGACGAAGCGCAGGCGCTGGAGCCGCAGCTGCAATGCCATGCCGCGCTGCTGTCGCCCTCCACCGGCATCGTCGACAGTCACGGCCTGATGACCGCGCTGCTGGGCGATGCCGAGAACGCCGGTGCGGTGCTGGCGGTGCAGTCGCCGGTGCTGGCCGGCGCGATCACGGCGGACGGGATTCGGCTGGAAGTGGGCAGCGAAGATGGGGGCGCCACCACGCTGCTGGCGCGGACGGTGGTGAACTCGGCCGGCCTGACCGCGCCGGAACTGGCGCGCCGCCTCGACGGCATGCCCGAAGCCCATATCCCGCCGCAGTACTACGCCAAGGGCTGCTATTTCACGCTGGCCGGACGCGCGCCGTTCTCACGGCTGATCTATCCGGTGCCCGAGGCCGCCGGCCTGGGCGTGCACCTGACGCTGGATCTCGGCGGCCAGGCGCGCTTCGGCCCCAACGTGCGCTGGATCGACGATATCGAGTACAGCGTGGACCCGGCCGATGCCGACAGTTTCTATGACGAGGTGCGCCGCTACTGGCCGGGACTGGCCGACGGCGCGCTGCAGCCGGGCTATGCCGGCATCCGCCCCAAGATCAGCGGCCCGCACGAGCTGGCGGCCGACTTCCGCATCGACGGCCCCGCCGTGCACGGCGTGCCGGGGCTGGTTCACCTGTTCGGCATCGAGTCGCCGGGGCTGACCTCGTCGCTGGCGATCGCCGAGCGCGTCTGCGCCGCGCTGGCCTGA